The genomic interval GCAGATCCGCCGCCACACTCTGGCTGCAGTGCATCAACGGGGTGCCGACTTTCGGGTTGCCAAAGATCACCAGTTCGGTGGGGCGCAGTTGCTTACCTACTGATTCGGCTCCAGCGGCATGATCGATGCGATTGAATACCGTCATCCCCTTCTCGCCCAGCACCGACTCCAGCTTATCCGCAGTCGCGACCACGCTGTGGTTGCTCTTGACCACAATAAGTCCGTCTGCAGCCTGCGCCAGACCGGCGAGGCAGAGCGTCAGCAGGGCCACGGCGAGCATTCTTAACTTATTCATAACCAGTATCCTTATCAGTCGAGTGCAGCTCCCATACTAGACCAGAATCCGGGATGACGGCGATCAGCAATCGGCTGGCATCAGGATCCGAACAGGCCGGAGCGCAATGGCCGCAGGAAACCTCGGCCCCCTTCCGATTTGGCGGGAGTTCGAACCCCGTCGAATTCCAGGTAGCCGTCCTCAATTGGGTCGAAACGCAGGATTTTCACGTCTTCGAGGTAATTCTGGGAGGCCTTCCAGGGTCCGTGGGTGCCCTGGCGAGGCAGCCGGTCCGCGGCCCGTCTGATGTAACCGGCGTCGAGCGAACCCAGCACCGTAGTATCGCCCCGGCTATTCTCGGTATCCCGGGCCACTACCGTCTGATACCCGCGCTGGTCCATCAGATTCATCAGCCGGCACAGGTACTCGGCGGCAATATCCACTTTCAGGGTCCAGGAGCTGTTGGTGTAACCGAAAATCATGCCGGCGTTGGGGAGTCCTTCCACCATCACGTTTTTGTAGATGACCTTGTCCTTTAACACCACATCCTGACCATCGACACGGGGCCGAATGCCTCCAAGCATCTGGATATCCAGCCCGGTCGCCGGAACGATGATATCCGCGGCCAGTGTTTTACCCGACTTCAGACGGATGCCATCAGCGGTGAAGCGCTCTATGTGGTCAGTGGCCATGGACGCCCTGCCCGTGTTCAGGGCGGTGAACAGATCGCCATCCTTGACCACGCACAGGCGCTGATCCCAGGGATCGTAGTCCGGCGTGAAATGACGCATGTCGGCGTTGTCACCGAGCCGACGCCGGATGATGCGCAGGAACAACCGGCGCATCAGCTTGGGACTATTGCGTGAGCGCACGTACAGAAAGCGGGAAATGGCGATATTGCGGGCCCGGATCAGCTTGTAGGCCAGCCTCTCCGGCAGCAAGCGCTGAACGAGAAGAGCGAGTTTGTCGGTCGACGGCAGCGGCATCAGGTAGCTTGGCGAACGCTGCAGCATGGTGACGTGAGCCGCCTGTTCCGCCAAGGTGGGCACCAGGGTGATGGCGGTAGCGCCACTGCCGATCACCACGACGCTCTTGCCGGCGTAGTCCAGTTCTTCGGGCCAGTGTTGCGGGTGCACTATCTGGCCCTGAAAGTCGCTCTCGCCCGGGAAATCCGGCTTGTAACCCTGGTCATAATTGTAATAACCAGTGCAGCCCACCAGGAATTTCGCGGTGTAGGTGTCGATTTCGCCCGTTGCTTCGTTGTCGGCGGTCAGAGTCCAGCACTTGTTTGAGCTTGACCAGTCCGCGGTTTTGACCGCCTGGCCATAGCGGATGTGACGCTCAACATCGAACGCCTCTGCGGTCTCGCGCAGGTAGTTCTTGATCGATACACCATCGGCCAGCACCTTGCCGCCAACCCAGGGTCGGAAGCGGTAGCCAAAGGTGAACATGTCGGAATCGGAGCGGATGCCGGGGTAACGGAACAGGTCCCAGGTGCCGCCCAGCGACTGACGCCGCTCCAGAATGGCAAAGGATTTGCCCGGACATTGCTGGCCGAGGTGACAGGCCATGCCAATGCCGGATACCCCGGCGCCAACGATCAGAACATCGAAATGGTGTGCACTCATGACCGGTCTCTCGATTCCATTTTGTTATTGTGATGACAGGTATGGAACCAAGATACCCCACGCAGTCAGCCTGGGGAATGCGCAAAACTGGTCTTACCGGGCCGTTGTGGGCGCCAGCTCACAAATAATCGCGGCGGCGTGCTCAGCCCAGAGTCCGTAGGCGTCCCGGCCCGGGTGAAAGCCATCGGCGGCCATCGCAGCCGGCTCCAGCGGATAGGTCACGGACAGGAATCGGGCACCGGCGGTATCGCCACAGAAAGCTTCCAACAAAACATTCAGCTGCCGCGCCCGCAGCCCCAGATACCAGCGCAGGGGCTGCGGCAAGGCGGGAAACCAATGCATGGGCGGAATCGCGGTGAACAGGATATGGCGGGCGCCAAATCGCTGGCCAAGTTGTGCCGACAGCTCACCCAGATGCTTGAGCCACTGACGGTCGCCGGTGCGCCCGGTGACGTCGTTGACCCCGACCGACACCAGTACCACATCAAAGCTGTCGTCCGGCACCTGAGCCAACGCCGCCAGCACATCACCGGAGGTGCGTCCGGTTTCAGCTTCCAGCGCCCAGTGCAGCCGGAACTGTTGGCCGAGCCGCGCGGCCAGGCGCCCGGACAAGGCCTCGTCCTGGCGCTCCACCCCCACACCGGCCGCCGCGGAATCCCCCAGAATCAGTAATTTAAGATCCGGCCCAGAGCCGGCAAGCCCGCGCCGCTCGCCTTCAGGTTCCGGCAGTCGTGGCGTCACCCGGCGCACGTACCGACCCTGACCAATCAGCAGCGGGCCAAGAGTGAGCGTGGACAGCGGATACAGCACTGGAGTGTACTCAGTCTTGGCGGCCGCTGGGGCCGTCGTTGAACAGGACGTCGCGCGGGTACTTGTCCATGGTTGGATCCTCTTCCGGGAGCGATGGACTATCAACCATAGCCCATCGCTCGCCAGAGGAACAAACCCCAACGCCGTTATTGCAGGCGCGCGGTGGGATGCCGGGACAGATCCAGAATGGGCAACTCCAGGCCCTTGATGGTCAGATCGAACCGGTTGTTGCCATCGGCGGCCCCTGGATTGCTGACCGCGCTGTACTGGACATGGCTGGAATAAACCAGCAAGCCCACCTCGTCGCCGGGCTGAAGCTGCTCGCCAACACCTGCCAGCAGCACACCCGGTTCGCCAATGTTGGGGTTGAACCTGTGTGTACCTTCCACCAGCGACGTAACCTGATCGTCTACCAGAATCAGCTCACTGCCCCGCTGAATTCCGATACCGAGATAGGCCACTGGCGTGACGGTACCGGGCAGTGCGGTATTGGCCACCGTCACCTCATCGATTCGCGGTATGCCCGCCAGAATCTCGCTCTCACCAGTCACTGTAAGCACAGATACAAAGGTTGCTGGTGCATCGGGCACTGGTCGGCTTAGCTCATTGGCTTCAAGTCGGGCCGGAACGCCACCGATCGACACTCGCTGCGACCCGACCGGGAAGTCTTCAAGCACCAGTCCGGCCGGTTCATCGCTATCCGCGTTCTGGGTATCGGCCACGGAAATGCACACCGATGGAATGCTCCGATAGGCGCCGGACTCCTCGCCCTTGAGGTGAAAATCGAACCAGCTCAGGATCAGGTCGGTGCCTATCAGGCCCCCACAGTTGGCACTGCCCTCGACCTGATTGGCCAACGGGTTCATGTGCCCGCCTTCGGTGGACAGAATCGATACCGGCACACCCTCGCCCGCAGCCCGCTTGAAGTAAGCCCAGTTCCAATAGGCGTCGGTCAGGTTGAACAGCACGTCCCGGTTGCCCTGCAATAACAGAGTAGGCACCGACCGTGGCACAAAGGCGTCACCGTTGGATGAACAACCCAGTTCACCCGGCTGACACCAGGGCTGACCTTGCTCGGCCGAGCGCTGCAGGTGGCGAGTATGACGATCAAACAGTTCGACCACCTCTGCTTCGGTGTAACCGTCGGTTTCCATGGCGCCGATCAGATCTGCCCGGGTCCGAATCAGGTTGGCTTGAAGACTGGCCGGGCCCATCAGCTCGCACATCCGAGCCACCGCCGGCGTGTTAACAGTGTTCCCGGTCTCGGCCAGCAAACAGAGCAAGCCAGTAAACGAACGTTTCACGGCATCACCAGGCAGCAAACTGTATAGCAGGCTATGCCAGGTGCCGTTCGGTACGATGGTGTCGATCCGGTCATCCAGCTGCGACAGGCCAAACTGGTAGCCGCCCCCGTAACTGTAACCGATCAGACCCGCGTTAATATCCCGCGCTACACCGCTATCCTCCTGCCGCTCGATATGCAGACTCGGAGCCTGTTCATAGAGCCAGTCAAGCAAATAACGAGCATCCTGGGTCTCGGCCCGGGGTGCGATGATACGGGCATAGCCGCCGCCGTTTTGCGGCGTCGAATTGCCGTGGCCGCGTTCATCGAACGAGACCCCGACATAGCCGTGGCGTGGCAGCGTGGCGAAGAGTTCATCAATGGCCGGGAAATGGGGCGTGTCGGAAGCCACTGAGCCATCTTCGTCAATCTCGGAATCCAGACTGCCACTGTAACCGTGACTCTCGATAACCACCGGGAATCGATCCTCGGCACACCGCTCGGGCAGCATCACCGCCACATGGAACCGGGTAACATCGGCCTCGGTGATATCGTCTGTGCGATCCCGATCGAAACTGTTTGGTAATGGACTGTCCAAGGTGTACTCACGCACCTCTGGCGGCAACGGGATCTCACAATCCCCCAGAATGCGATCGGAATCGTCGCTCTGGTTGTCCTGCTCAACCGCGGCAGCGTCCGAACCGCCGGAACCACCACCTATGCAACCGCTCAACGTGAAAAGAAACAGGAATGACAACAGAAACGGGTAATCACGCATTTTTTGTTCTCCTGGGCGTCGTTATCGACAGCTACTCTCCATACTCTCCGGGTAACGACGATTATTGTTGTTCTTGCTCCACGGCAAACCCGCGCCTTCGGTTCCCAGAGGCCTCCACCCTGGCCCAAAAAGCAAAGGCAGCGTTTTGTGGGATTCCGCACAGGAGTCAGCTATCAGGAGCTGGGGGAGTAGGCGCAGGGAGGAGCCGCCCCGGCACCAGGAGCGCTAGACTTGGTCGATCGCCCAGATCAGGAGAACCGATATGTCCAAACCCATCGTGGTCATCGGCGGCGCGTCGTGGGACACCATTATCCATTTACCGACGCTGCCCGCCCCGACACCTCAAACCATCTGGCCAGACGCCAGCTACCGAACCCTGGGTAGCACCGGGGCCGGCAAGAGTCTGAACCTGGCGGCACTGGGCCATCCGGTCATTTTCCACACCTTGCTCGGCCAGGATGCCGAAGGCCGGCAGGTGCGGGACGCCCTGGCCCATCCCGAACTGCAACTGCTGGTCACCGAGACCACTACGCCGACCGAGCAGCACGTTAACCTGATGTCAGCCGATGGCAAGCGCATCTCCCTGTTCGTGCAGCCCCCGGCTGAGCCCAGCGGCCTCGACTGGGCGCCGTTGCAACAACTCGCGGAAGGCTGTCAGTTGGCCGTGGTGAACATCCTCAGTTACACCCGCTCGGCCCTTCCCTGGCTGCAGACAATCAACCTGCCCATCTGGACCGATCTACACGATTACGACGGCACCAACCCTCATCACGAACCATTCATCGATGCCGCCAGCGTGATCTTTCTGTCCAGCGACAACCTGCCGGACTACCGCCAGACCATGGCGTGGCTGGTTAACCAGGGCAAAGAGCTGGTGGTTTGCACCCACGGTGCCGAAGGCGCGACCCTGCTGACTGCGACCGGCGAGTGGCTGGAGCAGGCAGCAATTCCCGCCAGCCAGGTGCTCGACACCAACGGCGCCGGCGATGCCTTCTTCAGTGGCTTCCTGCACCGCTATCTTGAGGGTGCAACGCTGCAAGACTGCCTAAAGGCGGCGTCGATCTGTGGTGCGCTGTGCGTAGCCAGCCAGTCTCTGGTCAGCAGTGACCTGCATCCGGGGCAATTGGCCTAGCGGTCGCGAGATTTGAGCGTGATCAGAGCCTGTGCCAAAGTCTCCGGGTCATTCACCCTGGAAGCCGAGGCCCATGAAAACCGTTTTCTCCCCCCTCCATAGCCGCCGCTCGGTCAAAACCGAGCTGGACGGCGGCCTGCTCATCGAGCCTCATGAAAAGCCATCCCGCGCCAACACCATCCTGGCAAGGGTGCAGGATCAGGGGCTCGGCGACGTTCTGGAACCGGACGAGTTTGGCCTCGAGCCCGTGAAACGGGTACATAGCGCCGATTACGTCGAGTTCCTGGCGCACTGCTGGCAAGACTGGCTGGCCGCCGGCAAGCCAGGCGAGGCTATCCCGGCGGTCTGGTGCGGACGCGGAATGCGGGCCCGGGTGCCCAGAGACATCGACGGCCGCCTCGGGTACTACAGCTTTGCCGCCGAAACCTCGATCTCCGATGGCACCTGGGAGGCTGCGTGCACCTCGGCCAACGTCGCCCTGACTGCGCAAAAGCTGGTCGCCGGGGGTGAGCGGGCCGCGTTTGCCCTGTGCCGGCCACCCGGACACCATGCCCATGCCGATCTGTTTGGCGGATACTGCTTCTTCAACAACGCCGCTATCGTGGCGCAAGCCTTCCGGGATCAGGGCGCCAAACGGGTGGCCATTCTTGATGTCGATTTTCACCACGGCAACGGTACCCAGGCCATCTTCTACCAGCGCGAGGACGTGCTGACGTTAAGCCTGCACGGCGATCCGGATCTGGTTTTCCCCCACTTCCTGGGTTTTGAAGATGAAACCGGGGAAGGTGCCGGTGAAGGTTACAACCTCAACATCGTCTACCCGCCAGGCACCCCCTACAGCGTTTGGAGTCAGGGCCTGGAAACCGCGTGTCAGCGGATCGCCGAATACCAGCCGGACGCGTTGGTGGTCGCCCTGGGCGTGGATACCTTTGAGCACGACCCGATCTCCTTCTTCAAGCTGAAATCCTCCGATTACCTCAGCCTGGGTGAGCAGATCGCCCAGCTGGGCCTGCCCACGGTGTTCACCATGGAGGGCGGTTACGATGTCGAGGCCATTGGCGTCAACGCAGTCAATGTCTTGCAAGGCTTTGAGCATACGCAGGAATGACTACTAGACGACCGGTCTAATTGAAACTAGGATGCTGCCCTCTTTGAAACAACACTGGGGCAGCAGCCGATGAACAGTTTCGATTTCTACAACCCGACGCACATTGCGTTCGGTGAAGGCAAGATCGCCGATTTGAACAAACTGGTACCGGCCGAAGCACGGGTACTGGTGTTGTTTGGCGGTGAAAGCGCGAGTCGGACTGGCACCCTGGATGAAGTAACCACAGCCCTGGGCGAGCGCCAGGTGACCCTGTTTGGCGGCATCGAGCCGAACCCGAGCTTCGAAACCCTGATGGAAGCCGTGGTGCAGGTACGTGAACAAGGCGTGGATTACCTGCTGGCCGTCGGCGGCGGCTCAGTCATCGACGGCACCAAGTTTGTCGCCGCCGCCTCTGTATTCGAAGGCGATGAGTGGGAAATTCTGACTCAGGGTGGCCGCAACATTGAGCGGGCGCTGCCGTTCGGCTCCGTGCTGACCCTGCCGGCAACCGGCTCGGAAATGAACAAGGGTGCTGTGGTTACCCGCAAGTCCTTGAAAGCCAAATTGCCGTTCCACAGCAATCAGGTGTTCCCGGCCTTCTCGATACTGGACCCGACCAAGACCTACACCCTGCCCCTGCGCCAGGTTGGCAATGGCGTGGTTGACGCGTTCGTGCACGTGGTCGAGCAGTACCTGACCTACCCGGCCCAGGCCCCGGTCCAGGACCGCTTTGCCGAAGGCCTGCTGCAGACCCTGGTCGAAATTGGCCCCCAGACCCTGGCCGAGCCGGAAAACTATCAGGTTCGGGCAAGCATGATGTGGACCGCTACCCTGGCCCTGAACGGCCTGATTGGCAGCGGTGTACCCCAGGATTGGGCCACCCACATGCTCGGCCACGAGCTGACCGCCCTGCATAATCTGGATCACGCCCAGACCCTGGCTATCGTGCTGCCGGCCATGCTGCGTGAGCGCAAGGCCACCAAGCTCGACAAGCTGGTCCAATACGGTGAGCGGGTGTGGAACATTCGCGACGGCAGTGCCGAGGACAAAGCCGAGGCCGCCATCGCCAAGACCGAGGCCTTCTTCGAATCACTGGGGGTGAAAACCCGCCTGAGCGACTACGACCTTGGCGAGCAGCACATTGAACCGCTGATCGCGAGTCTGGAAAGCCACGGCATGGTGAAACTGGGTGAGCACGGCGATGTCACGCCTGAGGTGTGCCGCCGCGTCCTACAGGCCAGCCTGTAACCGCTACGGATTAGTAGATACTTCGGCGGCGGATGAGTGTTCCTTCACAAGCCCGCATCCGCCCGCCAGCACGAGCAACCCGTGCAATGTCTTCCTTTTTGGGGCTCTGGTTTTCAGGTGCCCTTTTTTTATGGATATTTTTCAGTCAGGGCGGACTCAGCCCTTGAAGCCCTTGCCCAGGATGTAGACCTCACGGGAGCGGGCCCGGGATGAATCCGGCTTGCGCACCACCACCTTGTCGAACACCGCCCGTACCGATTTCAGGTACTCGTCGTAGCCCTCACCCTGAAACACCTTGGCCAGGAAGTTGCCTTTCGGCTTGAGCACCTGGCAGGCCATGTCCAGTGCCAGTTCCACCAGATACATAGAGGACGCCTGGTCAGCCACAGTCACACCACTGATGTTCGGGGCCATATCGGAAATCACCACATCCACCGGGGCATCGCCCAGGGTAGTCATGATGGCGTCGAACACGTCGTTCTCGGTGAAGTCACCCTGAATAAACTCGACCCCGGCAATGGCGTCCATCTCCAGGATATCCGAGGCAATGACCCGGCCCTTGTGGCCCACGAGGTTGGCCGCCACCTGCGACCAGCCACCCGGTGCCGAACCCAGATCCATAACCACCATGTTGGGGTGGATCAAACGGTCCTTCTTGTTGATCTCCAGGAGCTTGTAACTGGCGCGGGAGCGATAGCCGTCCACCTGCGCCTGTTTCACGAAGGGGTCGTTCACATGCTCTTCAAGCCAGCGGTTACTGCTTTTGGATCGGGCCATAGGACTCATCAATAGCGGGGGAAACGGTCTGTTATTGTACGTGCCGGGCGCCGTCCCGGCAAAATCCTGACATCCGCTGCCGGCGCACGTACAATTCGCATATTCCAGCTCCCACCTCGACCGCGTACGCGGCTCGGGCGCAGCCACGGGCGACCATTGTGAAACTGAACGACATTCGAAAACTGCACCATAAAAAGTACCGCCAGGAATTCGGCCATTACCTGGTCGAGGGTGAACACCTGGTGCTGGAACTGCAGAAAGCCGTCGCCCGGCAGCCGGCGCTGGTGAGCACCGAGCTGTACGTCACCTCAGAGTACGAGCACTGGCAGAGCCCGTTTACCACGCACCTGGTGAGTGACCGCCAGATGGCACAACTGGCCGACACCCGAACACCCCAGGGCATCCTTGCGGTGGTGGCCATGCCGGAGGCAAACCAGGGCGCTGCGGTACCGTCTAATGTCGGCGAGCGGGCGGTGTACCTGCACGAGGTTCAGGATCCTGGCAATCTCGGGACTATATTGCGCACCCTGGCCTGGTTCGGCGGCTTTCGCTGCCTGCTCAGCCCCGGCAGTGTCGACCCTTACAATCCCAAGGTGGTGCGTGCTAGCATGGGCGCGCTGTTTCACCTGCCATTGGAAACCGACGTAAGCCTGGAGCAACTCTCCAGCCGCTACCAGCGCATCGCCTGCCTCGACCTCAATGGCACCGCGCTGACCTCAGCCGAATTCCCCCGACACGACTGTTACCTGTTCGGCAACGAGGCCCGGGGTGTGCCCCGGAGCGCACTGGAAGAGCTCGGCGCCGTGCCCTACACCATTGCCGGACAGGGGGCGATTGAATCCCTGAATCTGGCCACCTCGGTGAACATCTGCGCCTACGAACTGAACCGGGGAGCCTCCTGATACCCCACTGCGACCTGAGCGAATCCGGCAACTATTGTGGTGGATTTCGTCATTGCCTGTAGCAAGCTAATTGGCGAAGATGATGGCCTGATGCCCTAACCCCGGATGCCCGCCCATGGACCAGTATCTACAGCCCACCGCGTTCTTTGATTACGAAAATCCGGAGCTCAAGAACTGGATAGCCGAGCAGTTACAAGGCGTGTCCGATGATCCGGTGGAACAGGTCAAGGCGCTCTACTTAGCCGTTCGGGACCAGGTCAGCTACAACCCGTACGTATTCCGGACTGATCCGAACACCTTCAGCGCCAGCCACGCCCTGAGCAGTGGCGAGTCCTACTGTATTCCGAAAGCGGTTCTGCTGGGCGCGGCCGCCCGTTCATTGGGCATTCCCAGCCGGCTGGGGTTGGCCGACGTCCGCAATCACCTGTCCAGCCCGAAACTGATCGAGTGGCTGCAGTCGGATATTTTCCGCATGCACGGCTTTATCGAGCTGTACCTGAACGGCCGCTGGGTGAAAGCGACGCCGGCATTTAACCGGCAGCTTTGCGAGTTGATGAAGGTAGCGCCGCTGGAGTTCGATGGCATCAACGATTCGGTTTTCCAGGAGTACACCGACGCCGGTCAGGCGCACATGGAGTACGTTAACGACCACGGTGTGTTCGACGACGTGCCACACGCCTTTATCGTGACCGGAATCGAGAACGCCTATCCACACCTGTTCGGTGACGAACGCGCGGCAAATGCCAGCCACGGCAGCCTTCAGGCGGATATCGAGCAATAGACGGCGAATCGTCCGAAGTCAGTCCTTCTGGGCCCATTGCTCAGCCGAGGATCCAGCCGCTAGCGCACCTGTTATCGCATCCATGAGTTCATTGGCACTGCGCCCGCCCGCCGACCGTTCGGAACTGGCCGCCATACTGAACTGGTTGAAATCGACCCGTTGCCAGTTCAATGGGTCCAAGATGCGCTCAACCCGGGCAATGTTGGCACGGGTGGCCGGTTCCAGCTGATAGCTCAGTACCGGTGTGTTCAAGACGAAATCGTGGCCCCTGTGATAGTCATTCAACAGCAACAGCAATAACCCGCCACCCATGAAATGCCGGCCCAGACTGACCTCCAGGTCGCCCTGACGAATTGCCTCCAGGGCTCGTGGCTCCCAATCGACACCACCTACAAGCAGGTCTTTCCCGGGTGCCCGTCCAACCCGCTTGGCCGCCTCAATGGCGCCCAGAGCCATACCATCGCTGGCACTCCAGATCAGCGTAGTTTGCGGGTAGCGCTGCAGCAGTACCGCCGACTTTGCAGCAGCCTCGTCCGCACTCCAGTCGGCATGAACCAACTGGGACAGCTTCATGCGGTTCTGATCAACCTCCTGCATCAGCCCCAGATCGCGATCCTTGGAAGCGGATGAATCACGGGTACCACTGAGACCGATCATTGAAGGCGGACCGGCGTTCTCCGATGTGGAAAGCCCGCTGGCTTTCTGTGCCAGCATCCGGGCAAGCGTCCGACCCGCGGTAATATTGTCGGGAGCCAGATGACCAATCCAGCCATCCAGACGCTCACGGGGCAAGCCCACTTTCTCCCTGGCACCTGCCGGGATGTCGGTATTGATGGTAAACACTTTGACGCCAGCGTCGTGAGCCAGGGTCAACATGCGGGCAGTCACGTTCTCCTTGCACATGAACACCAGGTAGTCGGGCCTGGATGGCCGCTCGAGTACCTGTTCTGCTAACTGCAAATAACTAAGGCGATGGCGCTCGTGGTCGGTGACCACTTCCAGCTCAATCTCGAGGTCATCGGCGACGGCGTGCATAAACCCCGACACCAGGGCCCAGAAACGCGAATCGTCCGGTTCCAGGAATAC from Marinobacter sp. LA51 carries:
- a CDS encoding DUF302 domain-containing protein, with the protein product MNKLRMLAVALLTLCLAGLAQAADGLIVVKSNHSVVATADKLESVLGEKGMTVFNRIDHAAGAESVGKQLRPTELVIFGNPKVGTPLMHCSQSVAADLPQKALVWEDEGGQVWLGYNDPAYLKARHGLEGCDKVLNKVSKALANFAQAATR
- a CDS encoding flavin-containing monooxygenase, with amino-acid sequence MSAHHFDVLIVGAGVSGIGMACHLGQQCPGKSFAILERRQSLGGTWDLFRYPGIRSDSDMFTFGYRFRPWVGGKVLADGVSIKNYLRETAEAFDVERHIRYGQAVKTADWSSSNKCWTLTADNEATGEIDTYTAKFLVGCTGYYNYDQGYKPDFPGESDFQGQIVHPQHWPEELDYAGKSVVVIGSGATAITLVPTLAEQAAHVTMLQRSPSYLMPLPSTDKLALLVQRLLPERLAYKLIRARNIAISRFLYVRSRNSPKLMRRLFLRIIRRRLGDNADMRHFTPDYDPWDQRLCVVKDGDLFTALNTGRASMATDHIERFTADGIRLKSGKTLAADIIVPATGLDIQMLGGIRPRVDGQDVVLKDKVIYKNVMVEGLPNAGMIFGYTNSSWTLKVDIAAEYLCRLMNLMDQRGYQTVVARDTENSRGDTTVLGSLDAGYIRRAADRLPRQGTHGPWKASQNYLEDVKILRFDPIEDGYLEFDGVRTPAKSEGGRGFLRPLRSGLFGS
- a CDS encoding SGNH/GDSL hydrolase family protein, which gives rise to MLYPLSTLTLGPLLIGQGRYVRRVTPRLPEPEGERRGLAGSGPDLKLLILGDSAAAGVGVERQDEALSGRLAARLGQQFRLHWALEAETGRTSGDVLAALAQVPDDSFDVVLVSVGVNDVTGRTGDRQWLKHLGELSAQLGQRFGARHILFTAIPPMHWFPALPQPLRWYLGLRARQLNVLLEAFCGDTAGARFLSVTYPLEPAAMAADGFHPGRDAYGLWAEHAAAIICELAPTTAR
- a CDS encoding CocE/NonD family hydrolase, giving the protein MRDYPFLLSFLFLFTLSGCIGGGSGGSDAAAVEQDNQSDDSDRILGDCEIPLPPEVREYTLDSPLPNSFDRDRTDDITEADVTRFHVAVMLPERCAEDRFPVVIESHGYSGSLDSEIDEDGSVASDTPHFPAIDELFATLPRHGYVGVSFDERGHGNSTPQNGGGYARIIAPRAETQDARYLLDWLYEQAPSLHIERQEDSGVARDINAGLIGYSYGGGYQFGLSQLDDRIDTIVPNGTWHSLLYSLLPGDAVKRSFTGLLCLLAETGNTVNTPAVARMCELMGPASLQANLIRTRADLIGAMETDGYTEAEVVELFDRHTRHLQRSAEQGQPWCQPGELGCSSNGDAFVPRSVPTLLLQGNRDVLFNLTDAYWNWAYFKRAAGEGVPVSILSTEGGHMNPLANQVEGSANCGGLIGTDLILSWFDFHLKGEESGAYRSIPSVCISVADTQNADSDEPAGLVLEDFPVGSQRVSIGGVPARLEANELSRPVPDAPATFVSVLTVTGESEILAGIPRIDEVTVANTALPGTVTPVAYLGIGIQRGSELILVDDQVTSLVEGTHRFNPNIGEPGVLLAGVGEQLQPGDEVGLLVYSSHVQYSAVSNPGAADGNNRFDLTIKGLELPILDLSRHPTARLQ
- a CDS encoding carbohydrate kinase family protein, which encodes MSKPIVVIGGASWDTIIHLPTLPAPTPQTIWPDASYRTLGSTGAGKSLNLAALGHPVIFHTLLGQDAEGRQVRDALAHPELQLLVTETTTPTEQHVNLMSADGKRISLFVQPPAEPSGLDWAPLQQLAEGCQLAVVNILSYTRSALPWLQTINLPIWTDLHDYDGTNPHHEPFIDAASVIFLSSDNLPDYRQTMAWLVNQGKELVVCTHGAEGATLLTATGEWLEQAAIPASQVLDTNGAGDAFFSGFLHRYLEGATLQDCLKAASICGALCVASQSLVSSDLHPGQLA
- a CDS encoding histone deacetylase family protein, whose protein sequence is MKTVFSPLHSRRSVKTELDGGLLIEPHEKPSRANTILARVQDQGLGDVLEPDEFGLEPVKRVHSADYVEFLAHCWQDWLAAGKPGEAIPAVWCGRGMRARVPRDIDGRLGYYSFAAETSISDGTWEAACTSANVALTAQKLVAGGERAAFALCRPPGHHAHADLFGGYCFFNNAAIVAQAFRDQGAKRVAILDVDFHHGNGTQAIFYQREDVLTLSLHGDPDLVFPHFLGFEDETGEGAGEGYNLNIVYPPGTPYSVWSQGLETACQRIAEYQPDALVVALGVDTFEHDPISFFKLKSSDYLSLGEQIAQLGLPTVFTMEGGYDVEAIGVNAVNVLQGFEHTQE
- a CDS encoding iron-containing alcohol dehydrogenase, producing the protein MNSFDFYNPTHIAFGEGKIADLNKLVPAEARVLVLFGGESASRTGTLDEVTTALGERQVTLFGGIEPNPSFETLMEAVVQVREQGVDYLLAVGGGSVIDGTKFVAAASVFEGDEWEILTQGGRNIERALPFGSVLTLPATGSEMNKGAVVTRKSLKAKLPFHSNQVFPAFSILDPTKTYTLPLRQVGNGVVDAFVHVVEQYLTYPAQAPVQDRFAEGLLQTLVEIGPQTLAEPENYQVRASMMWTATLALNGLIGSGVPQDWATHMLGHELTALHNLDHAQTLAIVLPAMLRERKATKLDKLVQYGERVWNIRDGSAEDKAEAAIAKTEAFFESLGVKTRLSDYDLGEQHIEPLIASLESHGMVKLGEHGDVTPEVCRRVLQASL
- the rlmE gene encoding 23S rRNA (uridine(2552)-2'-O)-methyltransferase RlmE, whose amino-acid sequence is MARSKSSNRWLEEHVNDPFVKQAQVDGYRSRASYKLLEINKKDRLIHPNMVVMDLGSAPGGWSQVAANLVGHKGRVIASDILEMDAIAGVEFIQGDFTENDVFDAIMTTLGDAPVDVVISDMAPNISGVTVADQASSMYLVELALDMACQVLKPKGNFLAKVFQGEGYDEYLKSVRAVFDKVVVRKPDSSRARSREVYILGKGFKG
- a CDS encoding TrmH family RNA methyltransferase — encoded protein: MKLNDIRKLHHKKYRQEFGHYLVEGEHLVLELQKAVARQPALVSTELYVTSEYEHWQSPFTTHLVSDRQMAQLADTRTPQGILAVVAMPEANQGAAVPSNVGERAVYLHEVQDPGNLGTILRTLAWFGGFRCLLSPGSVDPYNPKVVRASMGALFHLPLETDVSLEQLSSRYQRIACLDLNGTALTSAEFPRHDCYLFGNEARGVPRSALEELGAVPYTIAGQGAIESLNLATSVNICAYELNRGAS
- a CDS encoding transglutaminase-like domain-containing protein; translated protein: MDQYLQPTAFFDYENPELKNWIAEQLQGVSDDPVEQVKALYLAVRDQVSYNPYVFRTDPNTFSASHALSSGESYCIPKAVLLGAAARSLGIPSRLGLADVRNHLSSPKLIEWLQSDIFRMHGFIELYLNGRWVKATPAFNRQLCELMKVAPLEFDGINDSVFQEYTDAGQAHMEYVNDHGVFDDVPHAFIVTGIENAYPHLFGDERAANASHGSLQADIEQ